In one Desulfoferula mesophila genomic region, the following are encoded:
- a CDS encoding glycosyltransferase family 4 protein, with protein MRVGMVVQRYGEGVDGGAEVHCRAVARRLAQRGHQVTVLTTTAQDYLSWANHFPPGNSELEGVALRRFPVARRRWMKPFNLWSRKVYRGGQPIDVQWRWLVRQGPYCPALLEHLVEREDDYEAIVFFTYLYFPTAAGLPLVPRRALLVPTAHDEPTLYLPVFRPVFHLPRSIIYNTASERELVERVTGNRQVPGRVVALGIDPPAAGGGAEFKKRHGIEGPMALYLGRVDVMKGCREMLEHFARLASEPDLAGLKLVLVGKQRMEVPKHPGVLGLGFVDDAERDAALDAADFLVMPSPHESLSMVTLEASAAGKPVLVNAACEVLDQYVGQAGAGLSYRDYEQFRAAVRELLAEPRRAAALGQAGAAYVADHYGWEPVLTAYEQEMGWVAEQAEL; from the coding sequence TTGCGCGTCGGCATGGTGGTGCAGCGCTACGGCGAGGGGGTGGACGGCGGGGCCGAGGTGCACTGCCGGGCCGTGGCCCGCCGCCTGGCCCAGCGGGGCCACCAGGTCACGGTGCTCACCACCACCGCCCAGGACTATCTCTCCTGGGCCAACCACTTCCCCCCCGGCAATAGCGAGCTGGAGGGGGTGGCGCTCAGGCGCTTTCCGGTGGCCCGGCGGCGCTGGATGAAGCCCTTCAACCTATGGTCGCGCAAGGTCTACCGGGGCGGCCAGCCCATCGACGTGCAGTGGCGCTGGCTGGTGCGCCAGGGGCCCTATTGCCCCGCGCTGCTGGAGCACCTGGTGGAGCGCGAGGACGACTACGAGGCCATCGTCTTTTTCACCTACCTGTATTTCCCCACCGCCGCGGGCCTGCCCCTGGTGCCCCGCCGGGCCCTGCTGGTGCCCACGGCCCACGACGAGCCCACGCTGTATCTGCCGGTGTTCCGGCCGGTGTTCCACCTGCCCCGCTCAATCATCTACAACACCGCCAGCGAGCGGGAGTTGGTGGAGCGGGTCACGGGCAACCGCCAGGTTCCCGGCCGGGTGGTGGCCCTGGGCATCGACCCGCCGGCCGCCGGCGGCGGAGCCGAGTTCAAAAAGCGCCACGGCATCGAGGGCCCCATGGCCCTGTACCTGGGCCGGGTGGACGTGATGAAGGGCTGCCGGGAGATGCTGGAGCACTTCGCCCGCCTGGCCTCCGAGCCGGACCTGGCCGGGCTCAAACTGGTGCTGGTGGGCAAGCAACGCATGGAGGTGCCCAAGCATCCGGGGGTGCTCGGCCTGGGCTTCGTTGACGACGCCGAGCGCGACGCGGCCCTGGACGCCGCCGATTTTCTGGTGATGCCCTCGCCCCACGAGAGCCTGTCCATGGTAACCCTGGAGGCCTCGGCGGCGGGCAAGCCGGTGCTGGTCAACGCGGCCTGCGAAGTGCTGGACCAATACGTGGGCCAGGCCGGGGCGGGCCTGAGCTACCGGGACTACGAGCAGTTCCGGGCGGCGGTGCGGGAACTGCTGGCCGAGCCCCGGCGGGCCGCGGCCCTGGGCCAAGCCGGGGCCGCCTACGTGGCCGACCACTACGGCTGGGAGCCGGTGCTCACCGCCTACGAACAAGAGATGGGCTGGGTGGCCGAGCAGGCGGAATTATAA
- a CDS encoding glycosyltransferase family 4 protein, translated as MQIGIDICRLTDAWTGVGNYIANLLAGLAQVDQDNQYVLYPYFPECFPRRVRDMAQFVPPQANFSLWGTGRPELLVKLLWFKLKLPQRWFLAKPAVTHSTNLAGPRLTHGKLVVTVHDLSFCRQPDWHKAENVAFSLRALGNAVDNADLLIAPSRFTAQELVELYPAAQGRVRVVPEAVLPAYRPAEDPAGVQAVLERHGLERPYLLFVGTLEPRKNLVRLLTAYERLLAGGQEEFDLVLAGGTGWKAGPIEEALSHSPARGRVRRLGYVPGPELPALYQGAWALVYPSLYEGFGLPVLEALACGTPVVTSAAASLPEVGGEAALYVDPEEPEQLLEALERITGEPGLREALATKALAQAGRFSQAAMGRAALAVYQEAAKL; from the coding sequence GTGCAGATCGGCATCGACATCTGCCGCCTCACCGACGCCTGGACCGGGGTGGGCAACTACATCGCCAACCTGCTGGCCGGCCTGGCCCAGGTGGACCAGGACAACCAATACGTCCTCTATCCCTATTTTCCGGAGTGCTTCCCCCGCCGGGTGAGGGACATGGCCCAGTTCGTGCCGCCCCAGGCCAACTTCTCCCTGTGGGGAACCGGACGGCCCGAGCTTCTGGTCAAGCTGCTGTGGTTCAAGCTCAAGCTGCCCCAGCGCTGGTTCTTGGCCAAACCGGCGGTGACCCACTCCACCAACCTGGCCGGGCCGCGCCTGACCCACGGCAAGCTGGTGGTCACGGTGCACGACCTGTCCTTCTGCCGCCAGCCGGACTGGCACAAGGCCGAGAACGTGGCCTTCAGCCTGCGCGCCCTGGGCAACGCGGTGGACAACGCCGACCTACTTATCGCCCCCTCGCGCTTCACCGCCCAGGAGTTGGTGGAGCTCTACCCCGCCGCCCAAGGCCGGGTGCGGGTGGTGCCCGAGGCGGTGCTGCCGGCCTATCGCCCGGCGGAGGACCCCGCCGGGGTGCAAGCGGTGCTGGAGCGCCACGGCCTGGAGCGGCCCTACCTGCTGTTCGTGGGCACCCTGGAGCCGCGCAAGAACCTGGTGCGTCTGCTCACCGCCTATGAGCGGCTGTTGGCGGGGGGGCAGGAGGAGTTCGACCTGGTGCTGGCCGGAGGCACCGGCTGGAAGGCGGGGCCCATCGAGGAGGCCCTGAGCCACAGTCCGGCGCGGGGGCGGGTGCGCCGTTTGGGCTACGTGCCCGGCCCGGAGCTGCCCGCGCTGTATCAGGGAGCCTGGGCCCTGGTCTATCCCTCGCTCTACGAAGGCTTCGGCCTGCCGGTGCTGGAGGCCCTGGCCTGCGGCACCCCGGTGGTCACCTCGGCCGCCGCCTCCCTGCCCGAGGTGGGGGGCGAGGCGGCCCTGTACGTGGACCCCGAGGAGCCGGAGCAGCTTCTGGAGGCCCTGGAGCGCATCACCGGCGAGCCAGGCCTGCGCGAGGCCTTGGCCACCAAGGCCCTGGCCCAGGCGGGGCGCTTCTCCCAGGCGGCCATGGGCCGGGCTGCCCTGGCGGTCTACCAGGAGGCGGCGAAGCTCTAG
- the rpiA gene encoding ribose-5-phosphate isomerase RpiA produces MSEEQTRLKQLAADAAVDEVRSGMVVGLGYGSTALLFVRSLAKKVAAGELQGITGVACALAMETEARSLGLNVSSLDQHPVMDLTVDGADEVDPALNLIKGGGGALLREKVVAQASRREIIIVDESKLSEHLGDKWALPVEVVPFALRPVSEYVTSLGAEVKLRLLEDGKPLVTDQGNWIIDCNFGPMADPGTVARSLEGRAGLVEHGLFLGLASEVIVAASDGVRRIPRP; encoded by the coding sequence ATGAGCGAGGAGCAGACCCGTCTGAAACAATTGGCGGCCGACGCGGCGGTGGACGAGGTGCGTTCGGGCATGGTGGTGGGCCTGGGCTACGGCAGCACGGCCCTGTTGTTCGTGCGCAGCCTGGCCAAGAAGGTGGCCGCGGGCGAGCTGCAGGGCATCACCGGGGTGGCCTGCGCCCTGGCCATGGAAACCGAGGCCCGCTCCCTGGGGCTCAACGTCTCCAGCCTGGACCAGCACCCGGTGATGGATCTGACCGTGGACGGGGCCGACGAGGTGGACCCGGCGCTGAATTTGATCAAGGGCGGCGGCGGGGCGCTGCTGCGCGAAAAGGTGGTGGCCCAGGCCTCCCGGCGCGAGATCATCATCGTGGACGAGAGCAAGCTCAGCGAACACCTGGGCGACAAGTGGGCCCTGCCGGTGGAGGTGGTGCCCTTTGCCCTGCGCCCGGTGAGCGAGTACGTGACCTCCCTGGGGGCCGAGGTGAAGCTGCGCCTCTTGGAGGACGGCAAGCCCCTGGTCACCGACCAGGGCAACTGGATCATCGATTGCAACTTCGGGCCCATGGCCGATCCGGGCACGGTGGCCCGCTCCCTGGAGGGCCGGGCCGGGCTGGTGGAGCACGGCCTGTTCCTGGGCCTGGCCAGCGAGGTGATCGTGGCCGCCTCCGACGGGGTGCGGCGCATCCCCCGGCCCTAG
- a CDS encoding TlpA family protein disulfide reductase — MRKFLAVLLSLLWLSAAPALAAGEGAKVKVGQPFPSVEFQAPEDAGQRAYLGLKAGEGLDPIKVDAPLVIVEFLNIYCSHCQRQAPSVNALYRLIQNKGWGDKIKMVGVGASNGDEEVAGYVRYYKVPFPVVPDYKLRCVDVLGQVYTPYFVAILRLTDGSNRVLYAASGELPPHEEFLKDLAAQAGLR; from the coding sequence ATGCGCAAGTTTTTGGCCGTGTTGCTGTCGCTGCTGTGGCTGAGCGCCGCCCCGGCCCTGGCCGCGGGGGAGGGGGCCAAGGTCAAGGTGGGCCAGCCTTTCCCCTCGGTGGAATTCCAGGCCCCCGAGGATGCCGGGCAGCGAGCCTACCTGGGCCTCAAGGCGGGGGAGGGCCTGGACCCCATTAAGGTGGACGCCCCCCTGGTCATCGTGGAGTTCCTCAACATCTACTGCTCCCACTGCCAACGCCAGGCGCCCAGCGTCAACGCCCTCTACCGGCTGATCCAGAATAAGGGCTGGGGCGACAAGATCAAGATGGTGGGCGTCGGGGCCAGCAACGGCGACGAGGAGGTGGCGGGCTACGTGCGCTACTACAAGGTGCCCTTCCCGGTGGTGCCCGATTACAAGCTGCGCTGCGTGGACGTCCTGGGCCAGGTCTATACCCCTTATTTCGTGGCGATCCTGCGGCTAACCGACGGCAGCAACCGGGTGCTCTACGCGGCCAGCGGCGAGCTGCCGCCCCACGAAGAGTTTCTCAAGGACCTGGCCGCCCAGGCGGGCCTGCGTTGA
- a CDS encoding DUF4412 domain-containing protein encodes MKLRICLGLFALLLWASAAQAGLVIHQETMGGPSTMYAQDNQVRAGMGRGGMIYDLNHDTVTMLNPDRQVYWSGNPNTLKQQMNQAMDSRIEAALKQVPPDQREQMRAMMKQRMGMTKTPPQPPDKVEVKKTGESAKIAGYQSQKYQVYVDGKLRQEVWMASAPGFKGQVDLTKMTKLAQAMNPQSAAPGSSWRNSPEMTKLMSAGMPMKMVEYSRGGPMTVMTVTSVEQKKLPASTFQPPAGWKQVDFNQMMQ; translated from the coding sequence ATGAAATTGCGTATTTGCCTTGGCCTTTTCGCGCTGCTGCTGTGGGCCTCCGCCGCCCAGGCGGGCTTGGTCATCCACCAGGAAACCATGGGCGGGCCCAGCACCATGTATGCCCAGGACAACCAGGTGCGCGCGGGCATGGGCCGGGGGGGCATGATCTACGACCTCAACCACGACACCGTGACCATGCTCAACCCCGACCGCCAGGTGTATTGGTCGGGCAATCCCAACACCCTCAAGCAACAGATGAACCAGGCCATGGATTCGCGCATAGAAGCGGCCCTCAAACAGGTGCCGCCGGACCAGCGCGAGCAGATGCGGGCCATGATGAAGCAGCGCATGGGCATGACCAAGACGCCCCCCCAGCCCCCGGACAAGGTGGAGGTGAAAAAGACCGGCGAGAGCGCCAAGATCGCCGGCTATCAATCCCAGAAGTACCAGGTTTACGTGGACGGCAAGCTGCGCCAGGAGGTGTGGATGGCCTCGGCGCCCGGCTTCAAGGGCCAGGTGGACCTGACCAAGATGACCAAGCTGGCCCAGGCCATGAACCCCCAGAGCGCCGCGCCCGGCTCGAGCTGGCGCAACTCTCCGGAGATGACCAAGCTCATGTCCGCGGGCATGCCCATGAAGATGGTGGAGTACTCCAGGGGCGGGCCCATGACCGTGATGACCGTGACCAGCGTGGAGCAGAAGAAGCTGCCCGCCTCCACCTTCCAGCCTCCGGCCGGGTGGAAGCAGGTGGACTTTAACCAGATGATGCAATGA